The region GCGATTCCGATTATTACGGATACAGCCGTCAATTCGGACGAAAGCGATGAAACAATCGCTAATAAACCAGAAGACAATACAAATACGGCATCCTTTGATGGCAATGATAAGAAAAAGACAAAGGGAAAGAAAAAGAACAAAGGAAGGCCCAAACGGAAAAAGAAATGGATAATTACGATAAGTATTTTAATCTTTTTATTACTTTTGGGCGCCGGTTCTTATTATGTCTACGCAAATTATCTGCAGCCTCAGGATGTTGTTATCCCGAATGTGGCGGAGATGGAGTATGAAGAGGCTGTTGCTGAGCTCCACGAATTGAATTTACAAACTGAACGGAAAGAGAGATATTCCAATGAAATTGAAGACGGGAATGTAATTGGTACCAATCCAGGGGCTGACAGTACGGTGAAAGAGGAGTCTACTGTATCTGTTATCGTCAGTCAAGGTAAGGAAAAAGTTACGTTTGAAGATTATGTTGGTAAAGATTTCAGTCAAATTAAACAACTGCTTGAAGATAAATATAAGGAAGTAATATCGTATGATGCGTATTCCAATGAACCGGTCGGGCAAATAGTTACGCAAATTCAGCCTTCACCAGGCTCTAAGGTTGTTCCCGGTGAAACAACAGTAATATTTGAATCAAGCATCGGACCAGATCTGATTTCAGTTTACAACCTGGAAGGAATGACGAAAAAAGAAGCAATTGAAACATTGAATGAACAGGGGCTTAAGGCGAATATTATCGAGCAGCATTCCGAGGATACTCCGGAAGGCGAAGTTATTAAGCAGGATCCTGAACCATATACCGAACTTGATGAAGGTGATACAGTCGATGTGTACATCTCGCTTGGCCCGGAGGACTTGCCGCCCAGAAACCATACAGTCGAATTCAAGGTTCCATACGAGCCAGAACAGGAGCCGGAGAACCCGAAAAAGCCTGTAGAGCAAAATGTTAAAATATATATTGGTGATAAAAGTCATTCAATTTCGGAAGTGTTCAAGGAAGATACCATTACAAAGGATAAAAAGTATTCCATTACATTAACTATTGCACCGGACAGTGCAGCGGAATATAAAGTTATACGCGGTGACGATATTATTATTAACGAATCAGTTCCATATGAGGAAGGTGAATGAATGGCATCTGGCAGAATAATTAAGGCAATAAGCGGATTTTACTATGTGAAGTCCGGCGATGAAATAATTGAATGCAAAAGCAGGGGTGTGTTCCGGAAGAAAAAAATCACTCCGCTTGTTGGTGATTTTGTCGAATTTGACCAGGATGAAGCATATATTTTGGAAGTTAAACCAAGACAAAACAGTCTCATACGCCCACCGGTCGCGAATATTGATCAAGCGATTATTGTCAGTTCTGCCATCATGCCTGATTTTAACCCGCTGTTGCTGGACCGGTTTCTGGTATTGATTGAATCAAAGGAAATTAAGCCAATTATCTTTGTGACCAAAGAAGATTTAATCCCGGATGCTCAACGGGCAGATATAATCAATCATTTGGAGACGTACAAAAAAACAGGCTATACAGTGGAATTACTGACCGCAAAAGAATCGGAGGATTTGACGCATATGCATCAATATTTTTCCGGTAATGTTTCAGTCATAGCCGGTCAGTCTGGTGTAGGAAAGTCCTCATTTCTGAATGCCATCAATCCTGAACTGGCATTGAAGACTGATGATATTTCCATGAGTTTGGGCAGGGGGAAACATACAACCAGACATGTTGAACTTGTTGAAGCGGGAAATGGTCTGGTCGCAGATACACCCGGTTTCAGTTCGCTTAATTTTGATGGGATTGCTGCCGCTGATCTTGATGAATGCTTTCCGGAATTACGGAGCAGAAAACACGAATGTAAATTCCGCGGCTGTCTACATCATAAGGAACCAAAATGTGAAGTGAAACTGGCGGTTGAGCGCGGGGAATTATCTTCATTCAGATATGAGCATTATATAAGTTTTTTGAACGAAATAAAAGAACGAAAGCCGAGGTATTGATATGACAAAAATAGCACCTTCCATCCTATCAGCAAATTTTGCTGATTTGGGCAAGGAAATTCAGGATGTGGAACAGGGAGGAGCCGATTATATCCATGTAGATGTAATGGATGGACATTTTGTTCCCAATATCACAATTGGTCCATTAATTGTTGAAGCAATTAAACCGAAAACAAAATTGCCTTTGGATGTGCACTTAATGATTGATAATCCAGATGAATTCATACCACAATTTGCTGAAGCAGGAGCATCCATCATCACCGTGCACCAGGAGGCTTGTGTTCACTTACACCGTACCCTGCAGCTGATTAAAAAAAGCGGAGCGAAGCCGGGCGTTGTTCTAAATCCGGCAACTCCGGCGGAGATGATAAAAGAAGTATTGCATGAGGTGGATTTGGTATTAATTATGACGGTGAATCCGGGATTTGGCGGCCAATCATTTATCCATCAGGCGGTAGAAAAAATAAAGAAAATAGCCGAATGGCGCAACGAACTGGATTTATCGTATGAAATTGAGGTTGATGGCGGTGTCAATACCGAAACCGCAAATTTGTGCACAGATGCCGGAGCGGATGTTTTGGTAGCTGGCAGTGCCGTTTTTAAAAAATCGGACCGAAAACGGGCTATGGATGAAATATTGACTGCAGCCAAAGGGAAATATTAATGGTATCAGTCGGAATCGTTGGAAATGGTCCATTAGAACATATTCCCAGCCTCCAGGACTTTCAGGACAGTGTAGATGTATGGATTGGTGCTGACCGTGGAGCATTGACCATTATAGAGAATAATCTCCGCCCTGTATTTGCGGCAGGAGATTTTGACTCCATAACCGAAATGGAAAGAGAGCGAATTGAACGAAATTCCGACGCATTTTTGGAATATCCGGTTGAAAAAGATCAGACGGATTTGGAAATTGCGTTATGGCAAGCATATGATCTGAATCCGGACTGTATTTATTTGTTTGGAGTAACCGGGGGCCGTCTGGATCATGCGATGGTCAATATGCAGCTTTTGTATCAACTGCTCAAACGCAATATTCGCGGCATTATTGCCGATAGACAGAATCTGCTGGAATTGGCTGAACCGGGAAAACATTCCATTTTCCATCACAGTGCATTTCCTAATATTTCTTTTCTGCCGTTCACACCGGAAATAAAGGGTTTGACACTCAGCGGATTTTATTATCCATTGGCCGATGAAACTGTGTCATGGGGGTCAACCCTGTGTATATCGAACAAGCTTCTTTCAAAAAGTGGTACTTTTTCATTCGAGGCAGGCATACTATTAGTAATAAAGAGTCGTGATGCTGAATTTAATGCGATTCCAAGGTGAGCTTTGTTTGAATGGAGGAGGCGGAGAACTCATGAAATTTTATACTATTAAACTCCCACGATTTATCGGCGGATTTGTCCGGGTTGTTATCGGTACTTTTAAAAAGGATAAATAAGTAAATCCGGCTTTTGTCATATCAATTGGCAAAAGCTCATTTTTTGGTTAGCTGCAGGCATCCAATCAATCCATAACGTTACAGTACACAGTCTACGTCAGATCATATAGATTGTAAAAAAGCATCCGGGAGAACCGGATGCTTTTGCTTACACAGACTAATGATAAAGTTGTACGTCAGATATATTATACGCGCTCTACTTTACCTGATTTCAAGGCGCGAGCAGATACGTAAACACGTTTCGGCTTGCCGTCTACCATAATACGAACTTTCTGCACATTAGCTTTCCAATTACGCTTGTTGGAATTCATAGCGTGAGAACGTTTGTTTCCAGTGCGAGTTTTACGTCCAGTTACAACACATTTTCTAGCCATGGTAATCCCTCCTACTCTTCACATGTGTCATCATACTTATCCAATTTACCATAAGTGTTGGCATATTGCAATATTTACCGGAAAATAGAATGCAAAGAAAAATCACTTGACAGAATGATTGAAATCATCCATTGTTATAATGGGTCAGTTAGGATGAGATTTACAATACTTTTAAATTAGTGTTGCTTGTAGTAAAATACCCTTATAATGATAGGGTATTAAAGGAGGATTATAATGTCCATTGAACTTAATACAAATGACGGTCAGGTAACTATCACAAATGAAGTGATAGCCACTATAGCTGGTGGAGCTGCCATTGAATGTTACGGAATTGTTGGTATGGCATCAAAAAGCCAAATTCGGGATGGGCTGGCAGAGATCCTCAGGAAAGAAAATTTTTCACGGGGAATCATAGTACGACAGGAAGAAAATCATCTTCATATTGACATGTATATAATTGTAAGTTATGGAACTAAAATTTCTGAAGTGGCACACAATGTTCAATCACAAGTAAAATATACCCTGCATAAATCACTGGGGCTGTCGATTGACTCAGTTAATATTTATATTCAGGGTGTTCGGGTGGCAGCAGAATAAATGCTGCCTATTGCAGTTATGGAGGAGGAAGTGTTGTGACGTTAAAAGCGTTGAATGGCGAAACTTTTGCAAAAA is a window of Virgibacillus ihumii DNA encoding:
- the pknB gene encoding Stk1 family PASTA domain-containing Ser/Thr kinase, whose translation is MLNGHLLNERYKIIETIGGGGMANVYLGNDIILDREVAIKVLRLEYAHDEEFIARFDREAKAATSLSHPNIVNIYDVGEEADILYMVMEYVDGMTLKEYIQRYGPINIEESLDIMKQITSAIAHAHANGIVHRDIKPQNILIDTYGQVKVTDFGIAMAMSATALTQTNSVMGSVHYLSPEQARGGMATKKSDVYSLGIVLFELLTGRLPFFGETPVSIALKHLQSDTPSVKRFNPDLPQSVENIVLKATAKDPFHRFETVYDMEDSLDTALDSDRMNEEKFSPPDEEGEETKAIPIITDTAVNSDESDETIANKPEDNTNTASFDGNDKKKTKGKKKNKGRPKRKKKWIITISILIFLLLLGAGSYYVYANYLQPQDVVIPNVAEMEYEEAVAELHELNLQTERKERYSNEIEDGNVIGTNPGADSTVKEESTVSVIVSQGKEKVTFEDYVGKDFSQIKQLLEDKYKEVISYDAYSNEPVGQIVTQIQPSPGSKVVPGETTVIFESSIGPDLISVYNLEGMTKKEAIETLNEQGLKANIIEQHSEDTPEGEVIKQDPEPYTELDEGDTVDVYISLGPEDLPPRNHTVEFKVPYEPEQEPENPKKPVEQNVKIYIGDKSHSISEVFKEDTITKDKKYSITLTIAPDSAAEYKVIRGDDIIINESVPYEEGE
- the rsgA gene encoding ribosome small subunit-dependent GTPase A; translation: MASGRIIKAISGFYYVKSGDEIIECKSRGVFRKKKITPLVGDFVEFDQDEAYILEVKPRQNSLIRPPVANIDQAIIVSSAIMPDFNPLLLDRFLVLIESKEIKPIIFVTKEDLIPDAQRADIINHLETYKKTGYTVELLTAKESEDLTHMHQYFSGNVSVIAGQSGVGKSSFLNAINPELALKTDDISMSLGRGKHTTRHVELVEAGNGLVADTPGFSSLNFDGIAAADLDECFPELRSRKHECKFRGCLHHKEPKCEVKLAVERGELSSFRYEHYISFLNEIKERKPRY
- the rpe gene encoding ribulose-phosphate 3-epimerase, with translation MTKIAPSILSANFADLGKEIQDVEQGGADYIHVDVMDGHFVPNITIGPLIVEAIKPKTKLPLDVHLMIDNPDEFIPQFAEAGASIITVHQEACVHLHRTLQLIKKSGAKPGVVLNPATPAEMIKEVLHEVDLVLIMTVNPGFGGQSFIHQAVEKIKKIAEWRNELDLSYEIEVDGGVNTETANLCTDAGADVLVAGSAVFKKSDRKRAMDEILTAAKGKY
- a CDS encoding thiamine diphosphokinase; its protein translation is MVSVGIVGNGPLEHIPSLQDFQDSVDVWIGADRGALTIIENNLRPVFAAGDFDSITEMERERIERNSDAFLEYPVEKDQTDLEIALWQAYDLNPDCIYLFGVTGGRLDHAMVNMQLLYQLLKRNIRGIIADRQNLLELAEPGKHSIFHHSAFPNISFLPFTPEIKGLTLSGFYYPLADETVSWGSTLCISNKLLSKSGTFSFEAGILLVIKSRDAEFNAIPR
- the spoVM gene encoding stage V sporulation protein SpoVM: MKFYTIKLPRFIGGFVRVVIGTFKKDK
- the rpmB gene encoding 50S ribosomal protein L28 gives rise to the protein MARKCVVTGRKTRTGNKRSHAMNSNKRNWKANVQKVRIMVDGKPKRVYVSARALKSGKVERV
- a CDS encoding Asp23/Gls24 family envelope stress response protein, whose amino-acid sequence is MSIELNTNDGQVTITNEVIATIAGGAAIECYGIVGMASKSQIRDGLAEILRKENFSRGIIVRQEENHLHIDMYIIVSYGTKISEVAHNVQSQVKYTLHKSLGLSIDSVNIYIQGVRVAAE